From Myxocyprinus asiaticus isolate MX2 ecotype Aquarium Trade chromosome 10, UBuf_Myxa_2, whole genome shotgun sequence, the proteins below share one genomic window:
- the gypc gene encoding glycophorin-C, translating to MDNSTAQALTVTSAESKSVTSPIHNQGSDDHYFAAIVGVVIAVVVLVLLLLLAIILRYMYQHKGTYNTNEAKGTEFAETADAALRRDPALQDAMDESKKEYFI from the exons ATGGACAACTCCACAGCACAAGCACTTACCGTAACCTCTGCTGAAAGCAAGTCTGTCACATCACCCATACATAATC aGGGATCAGATGATCACTACTTCGCGGCCATAGTTGGAG TTGTCATTGCTGTGGTGGTTCTGGTCCTACTCCTCCTCCTTGCCATCATTTTGCGATACATGTACCAGCACAAGGGCACATATAATACCAACGAGGCCAAGGGGACAGAGTTTGCAGAAACAGCGGACGCTGCTCTTCGTAGAGACCCAGCACTGCAGGACGCCATGGATGAGAGCAAGAAAGAATATTTTATATGA